A genomic region of Micropterus dolomieu isolate WLL.071019.BEF.003 ecotype Adirondacks linkage group LG11, ASM2129224v1, whole genome shotgun sequence contains the following coding sequences:
- the tpgs1 gene encoding tubulin polyglutamylase complex subunit 1 gives MADKEKRRSGATPPGMLEGKATKSDSDREFLSQAGVGELLRGAILKMVEARSDDPIGFLADHFCNLASVTETGTAGCGDGDQLINGPLSAGAQEQQHLNRALWHLRLAHHSQRSAFSNNVRVAYDLLNLTGPHRRPDEVPEGPHGSCNDGPTGGGGGVRGGLYTQTLQCLCSEGGVPASTSAPLLRRLHCQDHEAVPYDVFRHGVLTCAVFSDYIRQAQRLYAEVCCPDERPASRALCLAVLGTLKEALETSQGRDGNCCVNANYKANSCLEANAKAIRYLEASAKISPYKLAQAIAGAQTQGPGGNMDAKEFENAAAELFITRVRVVS, from the exons ATGGCGGACAAGGAGAAGCGCCGGTCCGGGGCTACTCCTCCAGGGATGCTCGAGGGCAAAGCCACCAAATCGGACAGCGACAGGGAGTTCCTGTCGCAGGCTGGGGTGGGAGAACTGCTCCGCGGGGCCATCCTGAAGATGGTCGAGGCTAGATCGGACGATCCCATCGGGTTCCTGGCCGACCACTTCTGCAACCTCGCCTCCGTGACAGAAACTGGCACAGCTGGATGTGGAGACGGGGATCAATTGATCAACGGCCCGCTCAGCGCAGGCGCgcaggagcagcagcatctAAACCGGGCACTGTGGCACCTGCGGCTGGCACACCACTCCCAGAG ATCTGCCTTCAGCAACAACGTCCGCGTGGCCTACGACCTTTTGAACCTCACCGGGCCCCACAGACGTCCAGATGAGGTCCCTGAAGGCCCTCATGGCTCCTGCAATGACGGCCCGAccggaggtggaggaggggtgaGGGGAGGCCTCTATACGCAGACACTGCAGTGCCTGTGCAGTGAGGGTGGAGTCCCTGCCTCCACCTCCGCTCCGCTCCTCCGACGCCTCCACTGCCAAGACCACGAGGCTGTCCCTTATGATGTCTTCCGTCACGGCGTGCTCACATGTGCAGTTTTCTCAGACTACATCCGACAGGCTCAAAGGCTTTACGCTGAAGTGTGCTGCCCGGACGAAAGGCCTGCCTCGCGAGCACTGTGTCTGGCCGTGCTGGGGACCTTAAAGGAAGCCCTGGAGACTTCCCAAGGCCGTGATGGAAACTGCTGTGTTAACGCAAATTATAAGGCTAATTCCTGTCTGGAGGCTAACGCGAAGGCTATACGCTACCTTGAGGCCAGTGCCAAGATCTCTCCATACAAGCTAGCCCAGGCCATAGCAGGAGCACAGACACAGGGCCCGGGTGGTAATATGGATGCAAAAGAGTTTGAGAATGCAGCGGCGGAGCTCTTTATCACTCGAGTGAGAGTTGTGTCCTAG